GAAACAGTAAGTAGTTGGAACAGTTAGtaaccaagaagaaaaaacagtggaGTCCTCAGTAAACAGTAAACTTGGAGCTGAGTCGAAGGAGTGCTTTAACAATCTGGATCTACTTGACAACCACTAAAGGAAATTCTTCTAGATGTTTACAATCATTTGATAAAAGCATATACTACTGTACAGGTGCTGCAATTCACTTTCGATTTCCCTCAAGTTGTTGCGGTCCACGGATTGTTTATTTTGGACTCCGCCTCACTATTTTTCAGCTCTGAATTGCAACCAGTTAATTAGTGTGCCGTTATGAGATAGTATCGCGCAATTAATTCATGTTGGCACTTGGCAAAGGGTAAATGAGTCGTTGTGGACCCTTTTCATAGACATAACCACTGCCCATATTACGTTTCACCCTCAatttggtaacatgccttcttcagaaagcgAAAACACGCATGCAAGCAGCTGCTCAAacagtagccaacagtttaacTGTTGGAGGAAAACGGGAGGAAAACCCATGACTTACTcgacttaaaggcaccataccacgaatctgaggtggtgcggatttcaggtggagtatccgtatacggggtcgtagattatggagacgggggtagttccgcattctctctccctgcatcactgcaaacagccacatccagaatgctgttttgtacgacgccatctatggCAACCACCCCTTGCGCAGTCCTTCGATTCGTCGAAAGTCAATTcagactgccccgataggcagtaagggatgctacgcgtgcaagggtggcacggtgcaatagaaggcatcgtacaaaacagcaatcAGAGGCCgtgattcaggaagagatgagcggaaccactacgatctccgtaatctacgaccccgtatacagatactccacctaaaatccgtaccaccccagattcgtggtatgctgcctttaatcggcgggctgatgtcatcgcctgatgcgattacccgcatcttcgtcgaggtgtgtcgtccttgaacacagctttgcccaaccttctcgatcttctgcgagagcttacACAGAATCAAGCCATTCCTCGCTATTctatattctgcgaaaccttatgtctcgcctgaactgcttatccatgccgagtgtcctcaggtcctctttcgccacttcagtccagaacttccgttttcggccagttggcttcttccagctcaaACCCaaaaactcctcagaactcgccGAAccaggcgatctgccggtcaccctaatatatgaccaaagaagcgaagacgatttactttaaccactttcgatggcggtgcaagatgatgatatcttccacgtgtcatccgctggtataccacatcaatttctgcacaaagatcttcattatggcataccctaggccaaaagtagtcaAGTAaacgtctaagcagctttcgtttcgtgcaatcaagcctctccatcaccgtaaatggtgctgcccaagcctccgatccgtacatcatgaggggcgaattgcggataggtagactcgcagcgtGACTTTGTTGGTGATGggagtcgaccacaggcatttcgttaaggagttgaatgcggaaacggccttagcgcatctttgctgaatatctttctctgttgttctttgccgttgttcttcaacgTACAACCCAGGTAAAAGAAcccatcgacgagttctatcggttgtccgtccaccctgatacCCGTTCGAGatgtcgaagagatccacatctgcttgcatttatcagggcgtagaggTAGTCCATAGGccgcagccagcttcgatacaaggttgacaaatTGTTGAAGTTTcctactgctttccgcgaatataacaacatcgtcaacgtactcgagatcggtcaaggggaGTCCTGATGGTGCTGGAATGATATCGGCGAAACattgatctactgttcttcgcataatgtcgccGATGACAAAATTGAACGGGAAGGGTCCTACCACTGCCGCTTTTcatactccagttaccaccttaAACGGTATTGTACATCCAGCTAGTGTTTGAACTGCAGCGgctgttcgttgattcatgtcatcaagcaaccgaacgaactttcctggcaCTCCACAGGCGtagagcgcgttgagaagacggcctcgatgaggagagcCGAAAGCGGCCTCAAAGTCCGGAAACGTTAATTGCATTgccttcgaataccgctgccggatttcgatcactctcctgacgatgaagctggtcaatcgtagatcggccaggacgaaagccagcttgctcgtcgcgcgttgttcttcgcgatgtttaatgagtcggtccaggataatgcgctccaataccttgtacatatcacgcagcaaagagattcctcaataattcctagggtccatGACGGATAACGTCTTGTGGAGGGGATTTGTGATAGCGTATCTCCACGAATCGGGTATCCTTtctctatccatattgaacagaTGGTCTTtgtcacctcacgaatctcaGACAGAAGAAtatatttcaacatttttgcgctaattccgtcgtctccaccaggttttccattcttcatctttgaatacagactagaacctccgactcggtcggtggctcctcgttatcCGCATATGTAggcctatgaacgtgctccAGTTCAGGGGCTGACGGTGTTTGCCGgctcagcaaggtcttgaagtgttccctccaaattggaaggtttgcttcaccgacagctactccattggcagtgttgaggacaggagaaaattttttttcattttgccgctatactgttagGAGCTTAGTTTAGGAGCTGACGacgcttgccggttcagcaagctAGCAGCAGTTCAGCATAGATTTTCCGCGGGCTCTTGTCCTTCAACGCCTTTTCGAACTCCACCGCGTCTGACGTCCACCCGTTATCGTGGTCTTGTTGCAGCTGACGACGCGACTTCCTTCttagacgcttttcctggttgaaatcGCCAGCGCTGCGGACGACatatacagaattgtacgtggatcttATCTCCGCAAAAGCAAAGGCAAAGTTCTTTCGCGGCATTTGAACCGGGATggtttcctttgcagcgtcctggatgcaccttgtgaaggaatccgcatcgctaagcttcttcctagtccgtactccaacatgaataaacacaagttggcggaattttgttctgcaattatcgtctttcagacctgctacgtcgattttcggttggagaggaactcctcggtttctgttgtggaaccgtatcttgaggctgagaagaactgaacggtggtcagagtcgaacgcgacgtcccaaacagctctagattttcggatatcttactgaagaatgttcctcgccagaacgtagtcgaggtgaagtttaagagtccccatcttccgcttgcgctgctcttcaggcgttaaaagggttgaaccctgccacgtgagctgatggcgtcaaTGATTCCTCCTAAAAGAAGAGGCGATGATTAGGCCCGTCtattcgcacaagtcgaccagacggtcatcgttgtccgacgtgcgttctgctggataataccattttcgtAGCACATCCAATTGTTGGTCGactcccatcttcgcattttcttcgattccgataatgaccacctgctggtttggtattttagacatcaacacattgattacatcatagaaggcgtccttactgttgtcctcagcggtttcggtagatgcgtgagcacttacgatccagactttacgtcctctgcgatgccgcagtcgtacaaaggcgcatctagacgacgttgagcagAATTTCTCCGTCAGGTTCTtctaatcgttcctcacagctatcgcgcagccacctactttgttttcgtcagcatcgccgcagtatatggtgtaattttcgacgTTGATggcgggccgatctctcatgatATCGCTGAAGCCTAGACAGttcggtttgttggagttcacttgacagTGTACGACACTGTAGGTGACGAAACAAATGGTTGTTGCtgaagattccatgctccctccaggcagttgacctttcaagTTATGGggtttggcgatgtgctggacgacagcgcctttttgcaatgtatgagaatctttcgccatataacagtgcgggttatattatatagctcgtacgttcccaatgcgtacactcgaacgcttGATTGTGTTTAGCTAAGGCAGgaccaccacgtgcaggtagcaatcggactcgtatacgcggccccattactcgaaatatggaAAACCCGTATTTCGAGCAATGCCTTAAGATTGaatatattggtatcgaaagagtgtttgaaactgaagtttAAATATCCTCCAAATaaagaactgacgcgttttgaaagaaaactgaattaGTCCGTTTGAatcttttaagaagaaaaaaacgaagaaagcgttgttagaaaaacacaattctaattttacagggAATGCCagtactattaattttcactgatcaatgaaggggagcgaagtcAACACCATAGAAAGTGTGAAGTCAGACTTTAGCCGCGCGTTCAGTCTGCTTCCTcaatatgcaaaaaaatataacGCACTCTAGCACTCgttacaaaaataagaaattgcACATAAAGTTAGAGGGTGCACTAAGTTATAACCACAGGACTCACCTAAATCCTGTATACATAGTCCGGTAGCATGGAAAGTTTCTCCTCCGATTCTCATCTGATATGATGCACCCATATTTTCGCTaataaaacgaagagaaaagaaaacaaacaaaacgttTGACACTTACTTCAACACGCGTTTCCAGTCCTTTAGCATCCCATGAGACACAGGCAAGAAAATGACGCACAACTAACTCGTAGACTCGCCACTCCTCACCTTGCAGAGATCCACTAAATTTCTGGTCAGGTTGACTACTGCGGATGAGCTGAATACCTTTTAGTCTCACTCTGTGACAAGTTTCAAAGGATGGATTGGTGGATGCGCCTCGTCCGACTTGTTTCCATTTCGTGGGTTTGGGCCGTGCTGCAACACCTGAACACAGGTCCTTGTAATGCAAGCCAATTGGTATGCAAGCCCTTACGTGCAGATTACCTCATTCGCAAAGTCACCCCATTGTGAAGAAGTGATCAGTTTGTTGACCAGTGACTCCAAATTGATGTCAGGAGGAAATTTGTTCGTTTCAGTCCTGAAATAAGCCGAAACAAGTAAGCAATTAAGGGACTAAAATGTAATGAGTGCTCAAAAATGTAGTAGTTAGATAAATTATACTGAATCCAACCAAAATTCTTCTTAGTACCAAATAAATTGGGAACGAATTACAACAAAAGAAGAGAGGATCATGGCTACAGTATGTGGTAATCTCATCAACGACGGGAAAAGAGGCTCAGTTATATCAGTTATAATCTAGCTATATCTAAGATATATTAATCCCTCGATAATGCTATGTATGCAAGCGCGTTCCTGCTCAGGgctgattaaaaaaaaaccccaaactTTTCTGAAAGGTTACAAATCACGTAGCAATATTTGTTTAAGAAACCTCTTTGATAAAGATTTTTCTAATCAGGCTTTTGAGAACAAAGTGAATGGGGAAGTGTTTGGCAgaacaactttcttttttctcaaaacttatAGTAGTTTTTATGCATGTTATTATCGAAAAATTATGTAATATACCAAAAGTAATTGATTGGTAGTGGACAGCATAGAAATCTGTTCTAAGACAGTAGTACCAATAGCAGAACATCTTACTTatactttttgattttgaatgttACAATACGACTTTCCAAAGTATATTCTTTCAGTACATTTCCCCAGGTCTAATTTAGtctttccctttctttcttttaagaagCTTGCCCACGAAGAACATGTGAAGAACTttacatcgggacccacggcctacaatggaatgaccaaggggagaggctctccgagttcatgatgacgactaagaccatccatgggaactcgcaattccagaagcccttccctctacgctggacgtgggaaaCACCCGATGGAGGGTAACGTAATGAAATAGATCACGTCATCGttaataaaaggttctgcctgacgggtGTCGTtattgtgccaaagttctatacgagatcggaccatcgcctcctccgaggaagattttccttcacaaggagagaagagaaagccgccaagttcattcagagaaaaaatcccagaactatcatcaactgggatctcttcgcaacgctagccggcttttgggaagattccgcaatggacaacatcgacaagGAATATGGCTGGCtagttgaacaccttcacgaatgcgcgaagaaggctgagagttttaaaaccatcaAGAGACGCTTGTcccttgaaactcttgagctgatacgccagtgtggagcagcacgagtcgcatggaaccaagaactcacatccgaactcgcaaggctttgcagagaggcgataaaggaagaccttaaaaagagaagagcagaagtgctggctgaacctgcagaggcgggaaaaagcatccgctatgcccgtcgagacttcgccagtcgcaagacgaggatgactgctctccggaacccgaaaagaacaaccattgcatcgaaaatcatctacgacttctactctggtCTCCTCGACAGCCAtgcccacttgcctcctcaccatctgagaaaagacggacatgtcattccagaggttctccgtccgaaatacgacatgctgtCGTTtcaaatcgtacggcacctggtcccgacagaataagacaggaacacctgaagaaccttccgccagtactcatcaacaccctggcgaggctcttttcACGTTATCTGTTGGAATGCagggttcctaaacagtggaagaccagcaaggcCTTGTATAAAACCAGCATGGTGTTGTTgcataaaaagggagatctaCATGACATCGgtaactatcgcccaatctgcttattgtccgtcatctacaagctttttacaagagtgatccttaataggattgaaaaagtcttggatgaaggacggccatgcgagcaagcagggtttcaaaaaggattcagcacgactgaccacattcacactgttttggaactcatcgaggtatcacgagagtacaagatgtcgctctgtctcaccttcatcgacttgaagaaggcctttgactcagttgaggcggaagcggtcgtggaagccttggacaaccaatgcgtccctactcagtacataaaggtacttcgagagttgtacagtaacttcacgaccggaatttcgccattctacaagaatatcatcattgacgtgaaaagGGAGGGGCGGTCGACAGGGTGACACactctcacccaaaatattcacagccgccctcgagaacgcaatgcgaaaacTGGAATgagacgacatgggagtgaaggttgatggtcggcagctacactatttgcgctttgctgatgacatcgtactgataacacctagcatcagccaagcggagcgaatgctgaccgaattcgaagAAACATGTgaatgcatcggtcttcagctgaatcttcaaaagacgatgttcatgcggaacggatgcgTCTAGAATGCCCCaatcacgctcaacggaacgaacatatccgaatgcaccagctacgtttatctgggtcgggagttgaatatgatgaacgacctgactcTCGAGCTGGGCacgaggaaacgagcggcttggggagcgtacaagagcatcgaggatgtggtgaagaagatcaagaacacccggctccatccacacctcttcaacaccaccgcacttcctgctttgacctatacTTCGAGAACCtaggcatttcgcaagcaggaagaaaacgcggtgagcatTATtaaacgcgcaattgagagagtgatgctaggagtgtCCCGTtttacgcaagtgagggacagGATTCGAATTTCTTTCCTACGTCAGCAATCGAaaattagagacgccgccacgtttgtcaaggaaagtaaaataaggtgggccggacacgtgatgtgttttaacgacaaccagagccgtgagcgactgggtttccCGTGATATCCAGCTCAATACAGGAAGACCgtcgacccgatggtcagatttcttcacaaagtccttcaaagaaaatcatgatgctcttcgtgtcccacgcgaaaggaggaaccactgggctactctggcacgcgattgGGACAAATGggagaattactggcgcccgctcgactagttcaaagatcaacgggagtcaaggtgatcaaggtgaccaAGGTgatctaacaacgctttcttcctcttttttcattataaataaaggcgaagtatatcatagttttctttctgaacgcgtcagttctacactttTACACACTACAAGAATATTCAAGCTTttgcttcaaacactccttcgatggcaatataatatagacacaatttgaaagtattactcgaaggATAGGTGttcctcctcttttcctccagcagttatcacagaattaTATTTTAAcgtgaaatgacgtgaacgacatcattgtGCTGATGGagataacgttcctcgtcagatcatATAAGTAGCTTGCTACTGTTTAAGCGGCCGCTTGCATGCCTTTTTTCACCTTCTGAGTATCCTGAGCGAAACGTGCAAAGAAACAGACGCGCGAAGATGTCGTAGAGGCCAGTGGCCACGGATACGAAACAGTTGCCACGTcacatttaccttttgcaacATCCACTTGaaacacgaagttactgcgtgATACTACTGCACCATGGAACACCAATTCCACACCAcaggatccgtcgcaccccattctaTAGTGtcggcgtcggcgcaccaattcgatcCGTCGCACCAAATTTGTTCTGTTATTAtttagcatgatcatgatcatgattgcTACATCCCCAAatgaattttcattatttccacCTTACTGAAGAGCCACTGGAGTGAATTCTACATATATTCTATTCGCATTGTGGCTTCTATTCTTCTCTCGATCTGAGAGTAGAGCGAAACGGAGAACTATTAAATTCCAACTTCCGTACTTTCACGATTCTATTCTCTAGAAAAACTTTCAACATATAACAGTTTCACTGTCAATGATGGAAATTGTGTgtaggaagtagaaaatagtgagaaaatgcttttagaatgTGACCTGCGTcggtattagttgtttttctactttgcaaaaatagaaaagaaaataaaaatagaaaaggcAATAAATAGTTCGATCCTCGCcggaatcttgatttttgcgaaaccgaaaaaaaaaattactgagacGAACATTTCACCAGcagttttttctgaaattgtatttagagcactgttcttcgcatataGGTGTCATTCAGAGattattttagcgattagaaccagaccctgattggaaattactgttggattggtcggattttagtatcttaaaataaaaatgaataaaggaCTACAGAAGAGACGGAGAAAGACAAAGGTGGCTGCTTTCTGTAAaagaagatttgcgctatTAAAAAGTTTAAATATCTTTCTCAGagaccctctggttttttgaaagctagttgaaaaagtttagaaatttagcatttttctcaactagctttaaaaaaaaacgaaaagtacCAGGAGGAAAGCAAAAACGAATcatgatagcaaaaatcttccccTACAACATACTTCAAACAGAATTCGTCTTTATAAACTACAAGCTGAGTTATTGGACTTTGTTCGAAGTCATACAAATTTTGACGTGTTGCCGAAAATATGAGATCTCGCACTTTTTCCCGCTGCAGGACTACGAAGCGCCGCTGGAAAATTCGATGCCATATTTTGATggagcatcaaggaaaacccttcACTGCAAGTTTTGGTCTCTGTTCCAGTTCCCTCAGacgctagttgagaaaaactcgaaaatttgaggcaaaatttggaatttttctcaactagatctcaagaaaactaggaaagctaagagcaccaaactttgtagaaatatagaagtctctctctacagatcgcagccagctttattgcaTAAAACTTACTTTGAGTGTCGATGTTCAGAAACTCGTAGAGCCTTCtttctattaattttattcctaattgcgcctgtagatgACTTTTTCCGCTCAGTAACAGCATCGAAATTGCTTTTCTGAGTGATAACAATAAATTCGTCCCTGTCGGATGAGAAATATTCAATTTTAACTCTCGCgcactaaatgcaaaaattccacttttgTCAGTGATTTATCTCCGACAGTCGCAATAAAAACGGAGACGCATCACGTATTGccattggattttttttccctcttctttattttttttttttttttttttttaaaaaaaaaaaaaaaaaaaaaaagttcgttcAGAACGCACTGTATAATTTACActcttttctctccttctaCTCAAGATCCAGCAAACTAGTCCCCGCCCAAAAGGTGTGAAATTATACTagcaaaatctttaaaaaaaatacttcacgcCATCTATTTTCCTAACATTTTGCATCTCTTATGAGTTCTTTGAGATCAAAAATTTCCTCgctttttccttctcctctcttcatttttttctccactgtTGAAAAGCCTTACCACCTATTTCAATCTCCGAcaccctcttacgaccccctgttgagaaattctcaacgcacgCTTGACCTTGCCAGGGGGATAAAGGCCATTGATTACTCAAGCGTTGACGTTTGATATCTGAACAGTGGCGCTAATTAATTTAGGAAAGAAGGGTAGGGATAGAGATATCGTTTTCGTCTAGCTTATAATTGCTATCCTAGAAATGTGTCTATGTGGACGTCACAAAATCAAGCAACCCTTGAATTACAGCATGTTTCGTTACTGTCGGATATAAGGAGGCGTAATATGAACGAAACAATTTTTCGAGCTTTCCATGCAATGCCGCTTTCTACTCTGGACTCTGCTTTCTTGCCCGGACTCCGATCCATAACCAGTTCCAAATTAAACGTAGTTACAAGCGGAAgaaagaatatttgaaaacccAAAAGCGAAGGCTACAAACACTTCTGGGGATATCACAGTGAGATTGTCTTTGTTTTCGACGTCAACAATCAGAAGTGGTGCTTCACagaataattaagaaaaacatGTTTATCTGTTGGCCATTGGAATAGTTTATTTCGCGGTTCGTTTTCATTCAGATCGAACTGGCCCCCGAACTTTGCAATCAGACAAATGGAGACTGCGTGCAGAGCTTCTCCGAGTATTGGGGTTATCGACTGCATTTATTCGACTGATTTTGGGCTAGTTTCGCTCTAGTAAGGCATtgtcaaaagcaaaaaagcatGAAGGCGAAAAATCGGCTACCACAGTTCTCAATCAATAAAGAGagataaaccaaaaaaaatttttagtcTCCTTGTTTAGCCTAGTTCTTGTCAACAGATCAGACAGAGTTCGGTATGTCCTAATGAACTGATAGCTACATTCTCAAACTAAGGCTCAGCGGTCCTTTATACATAACTTTTTGCAGCACTTGACCTTTCCTACATACACGGGAGAAGCGAGTAATCCACATCATACCTTGGGTAGGAGATATATCCCTTATTGTAGAGTTTTTCGGCGACATCCATGGCACGCTTCGCACTCATTTTTAGTTTGCGCACAGCAAGCTTTTCCAACTCGACAGTATCCAAACCCTGAACATAATTCAGTACATGAAACATTGAAGGTGAAAATTCAAGGGTGGAGTAGGaatccacacacacacacacacacctgcGGCCTAAACTTGGATTTTGGTTTAGAAGAGACCGCTTCTATTTTAGCATGCCCAGCTTCTAGACAATCATCGTATAAGATCTATATACACGGAAGATGAATTTCTAGGATCGCTTTAAGGAAATGTAAAGCGACAAGGATTCAAGACAAACTTGCACAACGTCCTGGTCAAACAATCTGACTCGGTCCCATGTGAACTCAACCTAAATTATAGAGTGATCAAAGACATCACGTTTTCAAAATGcgtagaaataaatgaaaacagaaGACTATGTCGTTCAGCCACATAGTAGTctcttgaagaaaaacgagGTCTGTAAAACCCTTTGGATTCTCGCTCGCTTTCAGACAACTGTCTTTCGgaagatagaagaaaatagatagAGGGGTAGAGAAGAAAGACTTGTATGTAAGCATCGTTTTCTCGAACAGCATTGGAAAAAGGATGGCACCACAGACCAAAATTCTCCATCTCAAGTAATCTCGACACGCATTCATAACTGCTTTATACATTACATCTAGCACCTAACTTGCTTGGTGCAATGTTAACTGCAGCTGCGAAGGTATAGTTACTCAACGGTATACTCATACAAATATTTCACTACTTTCATGAGCATAACCacctttcttgaaaaaaaagaacatgccGTGTCCGAGCAAACACGCGTACGATCAACCAATACAAAGGTgaagtgcagtcggtaagaggttgcgctgtggctacaatcgatcggaagttcggaCCTGTGCTAGTGCgaaccaatcctttcatctctccggggtcgacaaattggtaccagacttgtctgggaggataaaaacactaacttggtACATCCACTAGCCCCCTTCCCCCAattcattgtaaggctgcacacgcgttcataaacctcaagacgagtctgagttgaagtcgaacgcgtaggcgcatcttCATTGAGATTGGTCAAAGCACTTTATCCTCAAGTACACTGTTCCCCTTAAATGAGGAAATTTCTAATAAGTTGTTATGACCATTTGCAATCAAAACACGTTTGCAATCGCAGCTTTTGTATGACTTGTAAGCTTCTATTAAACAACTTCGATATACGAAAACATGTAGTAAAAGGTATTCACGTGCTCGCAATCTCCCCATTTTATACAGCTACCTGCTTGTCACACTAAACCTTCTTCTGGGAGAACAAAAGCATCCTTCCGTCGACCGGCTCTTCTATGATGCCCTTTATCACGATCCTCCCACATGAAAGTTGTGGTTGCTTCCCCTtctgtttcattttaaaaaaaagcgcttGGATATACTATATATGCTTTGATAAAACGCTTTGACAGCTTACTTTCGATCTACATTCAtccgaagaaatgaaatgattggTTTCTTTTAGGGCAGACTCAATCCATCGATCGCGCAGTCACAGCTGGACCTCCCACAATCCCTATGTCTTACCTCAAACTTCTATTTTCGCGTCAGAATAAGATCCTGAAAAACAAGTAGTGCTGTAGCTAACAGCACATAACCAGGCGCGTCGGAGACACCCTTCGTTGTCATTCGAATTTCCCTCGTAAAGAGGATATTCAATGATTATTTTACTGAAGAGTGACTGCCAAGTGGCACTGCAGTGCCGCAAGTTCACAAACGTTTGAGCTCTGCTGACAGCGAAGTCCGAGTGGCGGCGAGTGGCGGCG
This window of the Necator americanus strain Aroian chromosome III, whole genome shotgun sequence genome carries:
- a CDS encoding hypothetical protein (NECATOR_CHRIII.G10742.T2), giving the protein MRRTVDQCFADIIPAPSGLPLTDLEYVDDVVIFAESSRKLQQFVNLVSKLAAAYGLPLRPDKCKQMWISSTSRTGIRVDGQPIELVDGFFYLGCTLKNNGKEQQRKIFSKDALRPFPHSTP
- a CDS encoding hypothetical protein (NECATOR_CHRIII.G10743.T1), with the translated sequence MYKVLERIILDRLIKHREEQRATSKLAFVLADLRLTSFIVRRVIEIRQRYSKAMQLTFPDFEAAFGSPHRGRLLNALYACGVPGKFVRLLDDMNQRTAAAVQTLAGCTIPFKVVTGV
- a CDS encoding hypothetical protein (NECATOR_CHRIII.G10744.T2), with protein sequence MRRILCVAEKNDVAKGVAAILSKGQMVRREGRSVYNKIYNLNAEILGQYAELSMTSVSGHLMEHCFGSDMKNWNTVPVRTLFDAPVYRVVPEGMKNIARTLEEESAKCGILVIWTDCDREGESIGAEIAEVCSKSNPQIDIYRARFSEITRRAILQASRNLTRLDQKVVDAVECRSELDLRIGAAFTRLQTLHLQQRFGQLLSIDGKQVVSYGSCQFPTLGFVVERYKAIESFISETFWKLVVDHRRGDAKVEFTWDRVRLFDQDVVQILYDDCLEAGHAKIEAVSSKPKSKFRPQGLDTVELEKLAVRKLKMSAKRAMDVAEKLYNKGYISYPRTETNKFPPDINLESLVNKLITSSQWGDFANEVLQHGPNPRNGNKSDEAHPPIHPLKLVTDGSLQGEEWRVYELVVRHFLACVSWDAKGLETRVEMRIGGETFHATGLCIQDLGFSDIMRDRPAINVENYTIYCGDADENKKFCSTSSRCAFVRLRHRRGRKVWIVSAHASTETAEDNSKDAFYDVINVLMSKIPNQQVVIIGIEENAKMGVDQQLDVLRKWYYPAERTSDNDDRLGSTLLTPEEQRKRKMGTLKLHLDYVLARNILQTKFRQLVFIHVGVRTRKKLSDADSFTRCIQDAAKETIPVQMPRKNFAFAFAEIRSTYNSVYVVRSAGDFNQEKRLRRKSRRQLQQDHDNGWTSDAVEFEKALKDKSPRKIYAELLLAC
- a CDS encoding hypothetical protein (NECATOR_CHRIII.G10744.T1) is translated as MRRILCVAEKNDVAKGVAAILSKGQMVRREGRSVYNKIYNLNAEILGQYAELSMTSVSGHLMEHCFGSDMKNWNTVPVRTLFDAPVYRVVPEGMKNIARTLEEESAKCGILVIWTDCDREGESIGAEIAEVCSKSNPQIDIYRARFSEITRRAILQASRNLTRLDQKVVDAVECRSELDLRIGAAFTRLQTLHLQQRFGQLLSIDGKQVVSYGSCQFPTLGFVVERYKAIESFISETFWKLVVDHRRGDAKVEFTWDRVRLFDQDVVQILYDDCLEAGHAKIEAVSSKPKSKFRPQGLDTVELEKLAVRKLKMSAKRAMDVAEKLYNKGYISYPRTETNKFPPDINLESLVNKLITSSQWGDFANEVLQHGPNPRNGNKSDEAHPPIHPLKLVTDGSLQGEEWRVYELVVRHFLACVSWDAKGLETRVEMRIGGETFHATGLCIQDLGFSDIMRDRPAINVENYTIYCGDADENKDAAKETIPVQMPRKNFAFAFAEIRSTYNSVYVVRSAGDFNQEKRLRRKSRRQLQQDHDNGWTSDAVEFEKALKDKSPRKIYAELLLAC